In one window of Hevea brasiliensis isolate MT/VB/25A 57/8 chromosome 10, ASM3005281v1, whole genome shotgun sequence DNA:
- the LOC110641517 gene encoding indole-3-glycerol phosphate synthase, chloroplastic isoform X1, producing MERLVSPRVSPRTTPLFHRPSFSIRRPMNLHMLNRFSVRVQQPDNKVGSATVLAVREEEANALQVKEWEVGMLQNELAASQGIRIRRRPPTGPPLHYVGPFEFHVQNEGGNPRNILEEIIWHKDMEVSQLKKRIPFSVLKKSLENAPPSRDFIAALREANLKTGLPGLIAEVKKASPSRGILREDFDPVEIAQAYERGGAACLSVLTDEKFFKGSFENLEAIRKAGVKCPLLCKEFVMDSWQIYYARIKGADAILLIAAVLPDLDIRYMVKICKMLGLAALVEVHDEREMDRVLGIEGIELIGINNRNLETFEVDISNTRKLLEGERGQIIQQKEIIVVGESGLFTPDDIAYVQEAGVKAVLVGESIVKQSDPGKGITGLFGKDISL from the exons ATGGAACGATTAGTTTCACCTAGAGTGTCCCCCAGGACTACTCCTCTTTTCCACAGGCCAAGCTTCTCAATCAGACGCCCGATGAACCTCCATATGCTCAATCGTTTCTCTGTTCGAGTTCAACAG CCAGACAACAAGGTAGGTTCGGCTACGGTGTTGGCCGTGAGGGAGGAGGAGGCAAATGCCCTCCAAGTGAAGGAGTGGGAAGTAGGTATGCTCCAAAACGAATTGGCTGCTAGCCAGGGGATTAGAATTAGGAGGAGGCCGCCGACGGGGCCGCCTTTGCACTACGTCGGACCCTTTGAGTTTCATGTACAAAACGAGGGCGGTAACCCCAGGAACATCCTGGAGGAAATCATATGGCATAAGGACATGGAAGTCTCCCAG TTGAAAAAGAGGATACCTTTCTCTGTGCTGAAGAAATCTCTTGAGAATGCTCCTCCTTCCAGAGATTTTATTGCAGCTCTCAGGGAAGCTAATCTTAAAACTGGACTTCCTGGGTTGATTGCTGAGGTGAAGAAGGCTTCTCCAAGCAGAGGAATCCTAAGAGAGGACTTCGATCCT GTTGAAATTGCCCAAGCTTACGAGAGAGGTGGCGCTGCATGTCTCAGTGTTTTGACTGATGAAAAGTTTTTTAAG gggagctttgaaaatctggaggcaaTAAGGAAGGCAGGAGTAAAG TGCCCTCTACTGTGCAAAGAATTTGTTATGGATAGCTGGCAGATCTACTATGCCCGAATTAAAGGTGCAGATGCCATTCTTTTAATTGCTGCTGTTTTGCCTGATCTAGACATCAGATACATGGTCAAGATCTGCAAAATGCTTGGTTTGGCAGCACTTGTCGAG GTGCACGATGAGAGGGAAATGGATCGTGTTCTTGGAATAGAGGGGATTGAGCTAATTGGTATCAACAATCGAAATCTTG AAACATTTGAGGTTGATATCAGTAACACGAGGAAGCTTCTTGAAGGAGAGCGAGGTCAAATTATCCAACAAAAAGAAATAATT GTTGTTGGGGAATCTGGGCTATTTACTCCTGATGATATTGCTTATGTACAAGAAGCTGGTGTGAAAGCC
- the LOC110641517 gene encoding indole-3-glycerol phosphate synthase, chloroplastic isoform X2 has product MLQNELAASQGIRIRRRPPTGPPLHYVGPFEFHVQNEGGNPRNILEEIIWHKDMEVSQLKKRIPFSVLKKSLENAPPSRDFIAALREANLKTGLPGLIAEVKKASPSRGILREDFDPVEIAQAYERGGAACLSVLTDEKFFKGSFENLEAIRKAGVKCPLLCKEFVMDSWQIYYARIKGADAILLIAAVLPDLDIRYMVKICKMLGLAALVEVHDEREMDRVLGIEGIELIGINNRNLETFEVDISNTRKLLEGERGQIIQQKEIIVVGESGLFTPDDIAYVQEAGVKAVLVGESIVKQSDPGKGITGLFGKDISL; this is encoded by the exons ATGCTCCAAAACGAATTGGCTGCTAGCCAGGGGATTAGAATTAGGAGGAGGCCGCCGACGGGGCCGCCTTTGCACTACGTCGGACCCTTTGAGTTTCATGTACAAAACGAGGGCGGTAACCCCAGGAACATCCTGGAGGAAATCATATGGCATAAGGACATGGAAGTCTCCCAG TTGAAAAAGAGGATACCTTTCTCTGTGCTGAAGAAATCTCTTGAGAATGCTCCTCCTTCCAGAGATTTTATTGCAGCTCTCAGGGAAGCTAATCTTAAAACTGGACTTCCTGGGTTGATTGCTGAGGTGAAGAAGGCTTCTCCAAGCAGAGGAATCCTAAGAGAGGACTTCGATCCT GTTGAAATTGCCCAAGCTTACGAGAGAGGTGGCGCTGCATGTCTCAGTGTTTTGACTGATGAAAAGTTTTTTAAG gggagctttgaaaatctggaggcaaTAAGGAAGGCAGGAGTAAAG TGCCCTCTACTGTGCAAAGAATTTGTTATGGATAGCTGGCAGATCTACTATGCCCGAATTAAAGGTGCAGATGCCATTCTTTTAATTGCTGCTGTTTTGCCTGATCTAGACATCAGATACATGGTCAAGATCTGCAAAATGCTTGGTTTGGCAGCACTTGTCGAG GTGCACGATGAGAGGGAAATGGATCGTGTTCTTGGAATAGAGGGGATTGAGCTAATTGGTATCAACAATCGAAATCTTG AAACATTTGAGGTTGATATCAGTAACACGAGGAAGCTTCTTGAAGGAGAGCGAGGTCAAATTATCCAACAAAAAGAAATAATT GTTGTTGGGGAATCTGGGCTATTTACTCCTGATGATATTGCTTATGTACAAGAAGCTGGTGTGAAAGCC